In Candidatus Babeliales bacterium, the following proteins share a genomic window:
- a CDS encoding metallophosphoesterase family protein — translation MNRLFLKIALPVASIAHLASAAPSLESLSLLERQISVLPEKTLRFMPTYLTLDQLRASIATYRAQRMIEQRNAAWISTRPSNGLFAQKLIVPQNSTVLFFGDIHGSIHSIVRMLDSCTKKGILNDQLVITQPDTYFVFLGDYVDRGFYSVETLNTLLQFAIKNPGKVILLRGNHEDEMMNRSFGFGQELATKFPEMAAGDSSLIYRLFDLMPSVLYLGAGENNRLDIIQCCHGGIEIGFNPQKLLEHTSYKAFQSIDRLERASAIRALPQGLKKPILDALPAEEICSCSISAPTSPTHLGFLWNDFIEKDNLYTSSAIGYKEDRGWVLGKMMTKHFLGAHSTQNAYIRTIFRAHQHHGTMLEMIKEGQGIVPLWNGLVYTFVSSPITAMHIQFDSYGILKIGKSFDEWKMKHCVITKTGTSYTEIPRLLN, via the coding sequence ATGAACAGACTATTTTTAAAAATAGCATTGCCCGTAGCATCGATCGCTCACTTAGCAAGCGCAGCACCTTCTTTGGAATCTCTCTCTCTTTTGGAACGCCAAATTTCGGTCCTACCAGAAAAAACCTTAAGGTTCATGCCAACCTATCTTACGCTGGACCAGCTTCGCGCCTCTATAGCGACCTATAGAGCACAGCGTATGATCGAGCAACGAAATGCGGCATGGATATCAACACGACCATCAAATGGCCTTTTCGCCCAAAAATTAATCGTGCCTCAAAATAGCACCGTACTTTTCTTTGGCGATATCCATGGATCAATACATTCGATTGTACGAATGCTTGATTCTTGCACGAAAAAAGGCATTCTGAACGATCAGCTTGTCATCACGCAACCGGATACCTATTTTGTCTTTCTGGGAGATTATGTAGATCGCGGTTTTTATAGTGTAGAAACACTCAACACTCTTTTGCAGTTTGCGATAAAAAATCCGGGCAAAGTTATTTTATTACGCGGCAATCATGAAGATGAAATGATGAATCGCTCATTCGGATTTGGCCAAGAACTTGCCACTAAATTTCCGGAAATGGCAGCCGGCGACAGTTCGCTTATTTACCGCTTATTTGACTTGATGCCCTCAGTTCTTTATCTAGGCGCAGGCGAAAATAATCGTTTAGATATCATCCAATGCTGCCATGGTGGCATTGAAATCGGATTCAATCCTCAAAAACTACTTGAACATACATCGTATAAAGCTTTTCAATCGATTGATCGCCTTGAAAGAGCAAGCGCGATTCGTGCATTGCCTCAAGGACTAAAAAAGCCTATTCTTGATGCGCTTCCTGCTGAAGAAATATGCAGTTGCTCTATTTCTGCTCCAACGTCGCCAACCCATCTTGGATTTCTGTGGAACGACTTTATTGAAAAAGATAACTTGTATACATCATCTGCGATTGGCTATAAGGAAGATCGTGGGTGGGTTTTGGGCAAAATGATGACGAAACATTTTTTGGGTGCACACAGTACTCAAAATGCTTATATAAGAACAATTTTTCGTGCTCATCAGCATCATGGTACGATGCTTGAAATGATCAAGGAAGGCCAGGGAATCGTTCCGCTGTGGAACGGATTAGTTTATACGTTTGTTTCATCTCCGATTACTGCGATGCACATACAGTTCGATTCGTATGGTATCCTAAAAATCGGTAAATCGTTTGACGAGTGGAAAATGAAGCATTGTGTTATTACAAAAACCGGGACGAGCTATACAGAAATCCCAAGGCTACTGAACTAA
- a CDS encoding NAD(P)-dependent oxidoreductase: MKMLFFECEPWQETLFRKAFTKNQLFFSPHPLTQNTIPQNHLDAEIISIFTCSCINPNILNHFPNLKFLITRSTGYDHVDLSELKKRTIAFAYIPHYADRSVAEYTFALIFNLARKINLAIKVSQEHSHSIDVLRGFDLWGKTIGVIGTGNIGSNVIRIAHCIGMKTIAFDVKQNDILIKECGTNYLSLEKLLQNADIISIHVPLNEKTFHLINKKNISLIKIGAYLINTARGGIIDTDALIEALQKNIIAGAALDVLEEECLTHDPSRLLSQSHPDEKRLKIALENNYLLNHPNVIITPHNAFNSKEALERLTRETIAEIEKFKKGNG; this comes from the coding sequence ATGAAAATGTTATTTTTTGAATGCGAGCCTTGGCAAGAAACTCTTTTTAGAAAAGCTTTTACAAAAAATCAATTATTCTTTTCCCCTCATCCCTTAACGCAAAATACTATCCCGCAAAATCATCTCGATGCAGAAATTATTTCAATTTTTACATGCTCTTGCATCAACCCAAATATTTTAAACCATTTTCCAAATCTAAAATTCTTAATTACTCGCTCAACGGGATACGATCACGTTGACTTGAGTGAACTTAAAAAACGCACTATTGCTTTTGCCTACATCCCGCATTATGCCGATCGATCGGTTGCTGAATATACATTCGCTCTTATATTTAATCTTGCAAGAAAAATTAATCTTGCAATAAAAGTTTCGCAAGAGCATTCCCATTCTATTGATGTCCTGCGCGGTTTTGATCTTTGGGGAAAAACAATCGGCGTGATCGGTACGGGAAATATTGGAAGTAATGTTATACGGATTGCTCATTGCATTGGAATGAAAACCATCGCATTTGATGTAAAACAGAATGACATTCTCATCAAAGAATGCGGCACTAACTATCTATCGCTTGAAAAGCTCCTGCAAAATGCGGATATTATTTCCATTCACGTTCCTTTGAATGAAAAAACCTTTCATTTAATAAATAAAAAAAATATTTCACTCATAAAAATTGGTGCGTACTTAATTAATACTGCTCGGGGGGGAATCATTGACACTGATGCCCTTATAGAAGCGCTCCAAAAAAATATCATAGCCGGAGCAGCATTAGATGTCCTTGAAGAAGAATGCCTTACGCACGATCCATCCCGTCTGCTTTCTCAATCGCATCCCGACGAAAAACGATTGAAAATTGCACTGGAAAATAATTACCTTTTAAATCACCCAAACGTTATTATCACGCCGCATAATGCTTTTAATAGTAAAGAGGCCCTCGAACGACTCACGCGAGAAACAATCGCCGAAATTGAAAAATTTAAAAAAGGGAATGGATGA
- a CDS encoding HAD-IC family P-type ATPase, whose product MSKFSYQGSIDSLAANINTNLSSGLTQNEAKKRLSIFGLNQLAEKPIPSYFSIFLRQFESPLIYVLLAAAIIIMVVGDTLDALIISVILFFNAAIGTIQEGRTHRLLESLRKYLKADALIVRDGKQQIVPVQTLVPGDLLLLQQGERVAADARLVQAHLLMVDESILTGESIGVEKAVSDLAQESSLAHQTNMVFKGTYILSGTGIALVTSTGAATELGKIGALAETIHTEIPLKKDLDFISHVVLIFIILTCISLFAIGIWHGRSWRDLLITLSALFICVVPEGLPVVFTLSLVNGAYQMAKKNVVVKKLQAAEGLGRTTIIVLDKTGTLTKNEMMVSDIYTHNNWYTVTGEGYHPKGALLHNGAIVTSLQDHQSLELMAHAASLLNRTQIKVEPQTGLFLIKGDPTQAALFIFSQKIGLDSAQLRKMYTFVDEIPFQADLRYAADFYLHNNKLIALIICSPEFVMNRASNYTQADRVSLESMLNEGLRVIGAGFKEFDASILKDGPLSDDQLKNMLASDLNFLGFFGLQDTIRPEIERMIDQARTAGFKIVMATGDHKGTALFVAKKVGIYTEKNIVIDGAEFEQMTNQELNLKLPNATVFSRLTPEHKLRLIELYHARGEIVAMTGDGVNDAPSLVAADIGIAMGKIGTEVAKEVADIILLDDSFKTIVDAISYSRHIFTTLRRVILYFFATNLAEVLLILFALSINIAILPLTAVQIFWLNLVTDGFLNVALAFEPNSTQIYKHFSKKQKLVDTELLLKTFYLALPMAVGSLAIFLWYLPISVPLARTMTLITMAMFQWMNAWNCRSQYLTNFQIGFFSNHWLIAATSFVLFLQLLLVYVPFMQRFFHTVPLTLNQWILIFLITSSLVITEETRKLIAQFLEKKEIE is encoded by the coding sequence ATGAGCAAATTTTCCTATCAAGGATCGATCGACTCGCTTGCGGCCAACATTAATACAAATCTTTCATCTGGCCTCACTCAAAACGAAGCCAAAAAACGTCTTTCTATTTTCGGACTCAATCAACTCGCTGAAAAACCGATACCTTCATACTTCTCTATTTTTTTGAGACAGTTTGAAAGCCCTTTGATTTATGTTCTTTTAGCAGCTGCAATTATTATTATGGTAGTTGGCGACACGCTTGATGCCCTCATTATTAGTGTCATCTTATTTTTCAACGCCGCAATCGGAACTATCCAAGAAGGACGCACACATCGCCTTCTTGAAAGTTTAAGAAAATATTTAAAAGCAGATGCTCTTATCGTGCGTGACGGAAAGCAGCAGATTGTTCCAGTGCAAACACTGGTTCCAGGGGATTTACTTCTTTTACAACAAGGAGAACGGGTTGCTGCTGACGCTCGTTTAGTGCAGGCGCATCTTTTAATGGTCGATGAATCCATTCTTACGGGAGAATCAATCGGCGTGGAAAAAGCTGTTAGTGATCTGGCGCAAGAATCCTCATTAGCGCATCAAACCAACATGGTTTTTAAGGGTACGTATATTTTATCGGGCACGGGTATCGCACTTGTTACTTCAACAGGAGCGGCAACAGAGCTGGGCAAAATTGGTGCTCTGGCTGAAACTATTCATACAGAAATACCGCTCAAAAAAGATCTAGATTTTATTTCCCATGTTGTTTTGATATTTATTATTCTCACCTGTATTTCTTTATTTGCAATCGGAATCTGGCATGGCAGATCATGGCGCGATTTACTCATCACTTTAAGCGCTCTTTTTATTTGCGTAGTACCTGAGGGGCTGCCGGTGGTTTTTACGCTATCACTCGTAAATGGCGCTTATCAAATGGCAAAGAAAAACGTTGTCGTAAAAAAATTACAAGCGGCAGAAGGGCTCGGGCGCACCACCATAATTGTTCTTGATAAAACCGGTACGCTCACAAAAAATGAGATGATGGTTTCCGATATTTATACTCACAATAATTGGTACACCGTTACCGGAGAAGGATATCATCCTAAAGGCGCTCTTTTGCACAATGGAGCTATCGTGACTTCCCTCCAAGATCATCAATCTTTGGAACTCATGGCTCATGCTGCATCATTATTGAACCGCACTCAAATAAAAGTCGAGCCTCAAACAGGACTTTTTCTCATTAAAGGGGATCCTACACAAGCCGCACTATTTATTTTTTCGCAAAAGATAGGTCTTGATTCTGCACAGTTGCGTAAGATGTATACGTTTGTTGATGAAATTCCTTTTCAGGCAGATCTGCGTTACGCAGCAGATTTTTATCTTCACAATAATAAGCTTATTGCTCTGATTATCTGTTCACCCGAATTTGTTATGAACCGTGCATCAAATTATACTCAAGCAGATCGCGTGTCACTTGAATCGATGCTGAATGAAGGTTTACGTGTCATCGGTGCAGGCTTTAAAGAATTTGACGCAAGCATACTCAAAGATGGTCCTCTTTCTGATGATCAATTAAAAAATATGCTCGCAAGCGATCTTAATTTTCTAGGTTTTTTTGGTTTACAAGATACGATTCGCCCAGAAATTGAGCGTATGATTGATCAAGCCCGAACTGCTGGTTTTAAAATTGTTATGGCTACGGGCGATCATAAAGGAACTGCGTTGTTTGTAGCAAAAAAAGTCGGCATCTATACCGAAAAAAATATTGTTATTGACGGTGCTGAATTTGAGCAGATGACAAACCAAGAATTAAATCTAAAGCTGCCCAACGCCACTGTGTTTTCTCGCCTCACCCCGGAACATAAATTGCGTTTGATTGAATTATATCATGCGCGCGGAGAAATTGTTGCCATGACCGGTGATGGCGTTAACGATGCGCCATCTCTGGTGGCCGCAGATATTGGAATTGCTATGGGAAAAATTGGAACTGAGGTAGCAAAAGAAGTTGCAGATATTATTCTGCTTGATGATTCATTCAAAACTATTGTTGACGCAATTAGCTATAGCCGTCATATTTTTACCACTCTGCGGCGCGTCATTTTATACTTTTTTGCAACCAATTTAGCCGAAGTGCTTTTAATCTTATTTGCCCTCAGCATCAATATTGCCATACTTCCTTTAACTGCTGTGCAAATTTTTTGGCTTAATTTAGTTACTGATGGTTTTTTAAATGTCGCGCTGGCATTCGAACCAAACTCAACTCAAATATATAAGCACTTTTCAAAAAAACAAAAGCTTGTCGACACAGAGCTCCTTTTAAAAACATTTTATCTAGCTTTACCCATGGCGGTTGGCTCGTTAGCAATTTTTCTCTGGTATCTCCCCATATCTGTTCCGCTCGCGCGAACAATGACACTGATTACTATGGCTATGTTTCAATGGATGAATGCGTGGAATTGCCGATCACAGTATTTAACTAACTTCCAAATAGGTTTTTTTAGTAACCATTGGCTGATCGCAGCAACCTCGTTCGTTTTATTCTTGCAGCTATTGCTCGTGTACGTGCCGTTTATGCAACGGTTCTTTCATACCGTACCTTTAACGTTAAACCAATGGATTTTAATTTTTCTGATTACTAGTTCCTTAGTAATTACCGAAGAGACACGCAAACTCATCGCACAATTTTTGGAAAAAAAGGAAATAGAATGA
- a CDS encoding OmpH family outer membrane protein, whose product MKSVCIKTYLTLFTLLLCPKMYSMAGTAQMPSDKKVADLSVKDLQQMIKDTIQSLLAFVDPYSILQKLDEVKDAEQKLKADLEAKERQIVDIQNKIKQKEAEFQAKAPALSPDAREKYQSDIMSLRAQGQTKLEGLQAFMQQAQQELEMRFLKKIQEAAEEIANEEGIILVQGAGIVYGSKALNISDKVSARMNKKYGEEKRKSMKPVITPAAQPSSLPTAPK is encoded by the coding sequence ATGAAATCGGTCTGCATCAAAACATATCTTACACTCTTTACATTGCTGCTCTGCCCCAAAATGTATTCAATGGCAGGAACTGCTCAAATGCCTTCAGATAAGAAAGTTGCCGATCTTTCAGTGAAAGATTTACAACAAATGATTAAGGATACGATTCAAAGTTTACTTGCATTTGTGGATCCTTATTCAATTTTACAAAAACTTGATGAAGTAAAAGATGCTGAGCAAAAACTCAAAGCGGATCTTGAAGCAAAAGAGCGCCAAATTGTAGATATTCAAAATAAGATCAAACAAAAAGAGGCAGAGTTTCAAGCAAAGGCTCCCGCGCTGAGCCCCGATGCCCGTGAAAAATATCAATCCGATATTATGAGCTTGCGCGCACAAGGACAAACAAAACTAGAAGGCTTGCAAGCGTTCATGCAACAAGCTCAGCAAGAACTTGAAATGCGTTTCTTGAAAAAAATCCAAGAAGCTGCTGAAGAAATTGCAAATGAAGAAGGAATTATCCTTGTTCAAGGCGCCGGCATTGTATATGGTTCTAAAGCACTCAACATTTCTGATAAAGTTTCAGCTCGCATGAATAAAAAATATGGCGAAGAAAAACGCAAGAGCATGAAACCAGTAATAACTCCAGCTGCGCAACCATCTTCTTTGCCAACAGCACCAAAATAA